One region of Malania oleifera isolate guangnan ecotype guangnan chromosome 6, ASM2987363v1, whole genome shotgun sequence genomic DNA includes:
- the LOC131157587 gene encoding protein GLUTAMINE DUMPER 3, which yields MRSGVTFNATAPTSPAVQHSAWHSPVPYLFGGLAAMLGLIAFALLILACSYWKLSGYFESGAGGSGGSSERDPESGDGALKRPPVFEEKILVIMAGQEKPTFLATPASSRASSFNSENGTADQKSAGADGEEVKKQGI from the coding sequence ATGAGAAGTGGGGTGACCTTCAACGCGACGGCTCCGACGTCTCCGGCGGTGCAGCACTCGGCATGGCACTCGCCGGTCCCGTACCTCTTCGGCGGCCTGGCGGCGATGCTGGGTCTGATAGCCTTCGCTCTGCTGATCCTCGCGTGCTCTTATTGGAAGCTCTCCGGCTACTTCGAAAGCGGCGCCGGCGGCAGCGGCGGCTCTTCCGAGAGGGACCCGGAGAGCGGCGACGGCGCCTTGAAACGTCCGCCGGTGTTTGAAGAGAAAATTCTGGTGATAATGGCTGGACAAGAGAAACCGACCTTCTTGGCAACGCCGGCGTCCAGCAGGGCTTCTTCTTTCAACAGCGAGAATGGTACTGCCGATCAGAAATCAGCGGGAGCAGATGGAGAAGAAGTTAAGAAGCAAGGGATTTga